The window TTAAAGCTTGGAATTAATGCCCACGATACAAACCGCGCCTGACAATAATGGTGGATATAAATTGTGCAGTTTCCCAAGTTTGCCAAAGCCCATTCGCTTGACAGGTTTAACGTTATATTTCCGATATAACTTTTCAAGGGAAGAGAATGTGAAGTAGTGCAGGTGACCACCGTCATAGAGTTCGCCCTCACGCACGGCAAAGCCTTCATTTCGTGCTGATGTACCGGGGAACTTGCCGAATAGTAAGGTCAGTCGATAGCGCCAGGATGCAATATTGGGAGTACAAGTAACGAGCTTTCCGCCTGGTTTGAGCAGTCGACTGACCTCCGCCATAGTGGCCCAAAGATCAACAACATGTTCAACCACATCTGCCCAAATAATCACATCAAAAAAGTTATCGGGCAAATCGATGCCTGACTCGATGTTGCCAGCAATCACCGTAATATTGCTCACATTGTTTGCGGCTAATGCTTCATTTGCTTTAGTCGCGCGGCCTTGAGAAATTTCTACGCCGTATAATTCTTCAAACGAGTTTCTGAGGTTATATAAAACATTTGCATCCCCAGGCCCAATTTCAAGGACGCGTTGGCCGGAGCCAGCTAGCTTAAATAAAGCGTGATTACGGGCGGTTGGAAAACTTTTTGGAATATCGGAGAAGCGTACTTGCTGACGGACGTAAGTCCGGTCATAGGATTTCGATAATGGTTTGATCGCCATAAAGCCTCAAATATTAAGTAATATTAATTCGTATACTGGTTGGCTGAACTATTGCGGCAGCTGGTTCAGCTGAATACTCTGGGTTAATCGTAGGAAACGCTGCTGAGTAATCAATCTATCAGGTATTGATGTTAAATTTTGAAAAAATAAAAATATTTTATCTAACTGTGATTCAAATCGATATGTTGATTGATTTATTCAACTCAGCTAATTCAGGATTAGCTGCAAAAGATTAAGAACAATTTCCTGCGTTTACTTGAGTCAGATAGTCTCAGGGTCAGCGTATTCCTCGATTTGGGATTAATTGAACGTCAATTGAGCACGGAAGCTAAGGAACTTACTGAAATATTTGTTCGGTGATTATGAATATCATTTGCTGGTTATACAAATTTAGTTAACTAATAGAATTAAATCTTCCGTGGTTTTACGATATTAAAATAAAAATATTTGTATCGCGATATAAATATTTGATGAAGTATGCGCGATCATCGGCATGATCGATTTTGTGATTACAACGGGATCTCACCTAAAATTATTGTCTTGCACCTTGCCTGAAACGCTTGGTGAATTTGTTGTGTGTCAACTCAACCGGATTGAGCCGATTGAGGTTTGATTCGGTCATGTCAGGTGCTGACGATGCGATCGTGAATGCGAGCAGATGATGCGATCAATTAGTGTCGCGTTGAAATTTCCGGCTAATCCAGCTCGAAGCACCGATGATCAGGGCTCCAGCCATTAAGATGCCGATCGCTGGTTGCATCACGGGGACCCAGAGTTTGTACCACAGGTCGAGCCCTAAAGGAATATCGGCCGATCGCCCAATCAACGCGACGACGAACCAGGCAAAACAAGCCAAGACAAAGAAAAGATTCCACATCAGCAGTGAATTCAGCCACTGGAATAGTTTGTCGGGCAAAGATTGTTCGTTCATGGGTTGTGATGTTCAAGCGATTGTGAGCGGTGTTGCATGCGCCCTAATGCTCTAATTCTAAGGGGTGTGGCGATCTCCGCCAACTCATTCAAGACTAAGAATAATGACGAGAATCTAGAGATTTTGAGCCAATTGCCCTGGAAGGGCTGATTTTTCTCGTTAGACATTTTAAGATTTGAGCACAACGCCCAAATTTCTGCATACCATTAGAGGATTGACCGAATTGCTTGCGGAATGACGATGTTCGTGGCTGATGGTAGATTTCTGTGGGTGACGTTGATATGCCAACTGCTAACGGATTACATCCGAGCGGATTTCAGTTAGAGTCGCTGGGAGCTGTACCGACCTCGATTGAGGCAGAACCACTGCGTTTGCTGTGGCAGCATCAGATGAGCGGTTCGTTGGTTCGTTGGCAGGTTGATGCGGCGGGTCAAGTGCCGGACTGGGAGACGGTTGTGACGCCTCAACCCAGTGCCGACTGGCAGCTAGCGGCGACCGGCGATTTTGATCACGACGGTCGTGCGGATCACCTATGGCGACAACGACAAACCGGTGAAAACCAGCTTTGGCTGGCAACGCAGCAACAGCAAAACTGGACGACGGTGGCGGATACACAGTGGCGAGTTGCCGGTGTTGCCGATTTTAACCACGATCGGCAGCTTGATGTTGTTTGGCGTCATCAAAGCAATGGCGATAACTGCATTTGGTTAATGGATGGTGCGCGGATTGCGTCGCACGTCGAAATTCGCGCGGTGCCGGATACGCAGTGGAAAATTGGCAGCATTGTTGACTTTAATCAAGATGGTGCCCCGGATTTGCTGTGGCGGCATCAGCGAAGTGGTGATAATGCCCTGTGGCTAATGCACGGTACGGATGTGATCGATAATCCAGCTTTGCCACAACTTCAAGATACTGAATGGCACATGACGGGCGCTGCTGATGTGAATCATGATGGTGCAACTGATTTGCTATGGTGGCATGAACGCTTGGGACTGAATGTGGCTTGGTTGATGCAAGGGTATGAATTGCAATCACTCTTAGCTTTAAAGACGGTGCCCGATCGTGCTTGGCGGATGGTGGGGGTCGAACCGACTAATGCGGCCATGAATGCGCTCCTGCGACCGCTTCAACTGCCCATTGCTCAGGCTCAAGAGTCGGTCGCTGCGACTTCGTCGCCACCGACGGTGCTGGATCTCGCATCTGTGCCACCTCTGAGTCAGTTTGAAGCGGCAGCGCCAGAACTATTACCGCCTGATTTCGATCGTGGGATCGCTTCGCTCACAGTGGATGTTGGGACAGGGCTCGATCCGCGATACCAAATTGGCCAACCGCTGCCTGTGACTGTGGAATTGCAGCATCGGATTGAGACGAGCGACCGGGTTAAACTCGCTTTTTTTCTGTCGGAGGACGCGACAGTTTCGCGGCGTGATCAGTTTTTGGGTGCAACGACATTTGATGTGGCACCGACGTTGACGGGGCGATCTGTGTGGCAACAAAGCCTGGAGCTACCGGCAGTTGATGACGCATTGTGGCAGCGCCGCATCACGGCTCCAGATCAAATTGTT of the Romeriopsis navalis LEGE 11480 genome contains:
- a CDS encoding class I SAM-dependent methyltransferase, coding for MAIKPLSKSYDRTYVRQQVRFSDIPKSFPTARNHALFKLAGSGQRVLEIGPGDANVLYNLRNSFEELYGVEISQGRATKANEALAANNVSNITVIAGNIESGIDLPDNFFDVIIWADVVEHVVDLWATMAEVSRLLKPGGKLVTCTPNIASWRYRLTLLFGKFPGTSARNEGFAVREGELYDGGHLHYFTFSSLEKLYRKYNVKPVKRMGFGKLGKLHNLYPPLLSGAVCIVGINSKL